One genomic window of Serinus canaria isolate serCan28SL12 chromosome 4, serCan2020, whole genome shotgun sequence includes the following:
- the ENOPH1 gene encoding enolase-phosphatase E1 gives MGVLPVPAEVRAILLDIEGTTTPIAFVQETLFPYIKDNVKDYLRAHWEEEECQRDVGLLRKQAQEDSSLDGAVPIPLESGSGEEELERVIQAVVDNVHWQMSLDRKTTALKQLQGHMWRAAYATGHVKGEIFEDVVPAIRKWREAGMKVYIYSSGSVEAQKLLFGYSTEGDILELFDGHFDTKIGPKVESESYRRIAASIGCATNNILFLTDVPREANAAEEADTHVAVVIRPGNAGLTDDEKSYYSLISSFTELFLPSST, from the exons atggGCGTGCTGCCGGTGCCGGCGGAGGTGCGCGCCATCCTGCTGGACATCGAGGGCACCACCACCCCCATCGCCTTCGTCCAG GAGACCTTGTTCCCTTACATCAAAGACAACGTGAAGGATTATCTTCGCGCTcactgggaggaggaggagtgccAGCGGGATGTGGGACTTCTGAGGAAACAG GCTCAGGAGGACTCCAGCCTGGacggggctgtgcccatcccttTGGAGAGCGGCAgcggggaggaggagctggagcgcGTCATCCAGGCCGTGGTGGACAACGTGCACTGGCAGATGTCCCTGGACAGGAAAACCACAGCActgaagcagctgcagggccacaTGTGGAGGGCAGCCTATGCCACCGGGCACGTCAAAGGAGA aatctTCGAGGACGTTGTTCCAGCCATCCGGAAGTGGCGAGAAGCAGGGATGAAGGTCTATATCTACTCTTCAGGCAGCGTCGAAGCCCAGAAGCTGCTGTTTGGATACTCTACAGAAGGTGATATCTTAGAG CTCTTTGATGGCCACTTTGATACCAAAATAGGCCCCAAGGTAGAAAGTGAGAGCTACAGGAGGATTGCTGCCAGTATTGGGTGTGCCACCAACAACATCCTCTTCCTGACAGATGTCCCTCGAG AAGCCAATGCAGCCGAGGAGGCAGACACTCACGTGGCTGTGGTGATCAGACCGGGCAACGCAGGACTGACGGACGATGAGAAATCCTATTACAGCCTCATCTCGTCTTTCACCGAACTGTTCTTGCCTTCCTCCACTTAG
- the HNRNPDL gene encoding heterogeneous nuclear ribonucleoprotein D-like translates to MEDATEMSGGQEEFAEGSKINASKNQQDDGKMFIGGLSWDTSKKDLTEYLSRFGEVVDCTIKTDPVTGRSRGFGFVLFKDAASVEKVLELKEHKLDGKLIDPKRAKALKGKEPPKKVFVGGLSPDTSEEQIKEYFGAFGEIENIELPMDTKTNERRGFCFITYTDEEPVKKLLESRYHQIGSGKCEIKVAQPKEVYRQQQQQQKGGKSNSSGGRGGGRGRGRGQGQNWNQGFNNYYDQGYGNYNSAYSDQSYSGYGGYDYSGYNYPNYGYGPGYTDYSGQQSTYGKASRGGGNHQNNYQPY, encoded by the exons ATGGAGGACGCGACCGAGATGAGCGGCGGCCAGGAAGAGTTCGCCGAGGGCTCCAAGATCAACGCGAGCAAGAATCAGCAGGACGACGG gaAAATGTTCATTGGTGGCCTTAGCTGGGACACCAGCAAGAAGGACCTGACGGAGTATCTCTCGCGCTTTGGCGAGGTTGTGGATTGCACAATCAAAACAGACCCGGTCACTGGAAGGTCGAGGGGGTTTGGGTTCGTGCTCTTCAAGGATGCTGCCAGCGTGGAGAAG GTGTTGGAACTGAAGGAACACAAACTGGATGGCAAGTTAATAGATCCTAAAAGGGCAAAAGCGCTGAAAGGGAAGGAGCCACCCAAAAAAGTGTTTGTTGGTGGGCTGAGTCCAGATACATCTGAAGAACAAATTAAGGAGTACTTTGGTGCTTTTGGCGAG ATTGAAAACATTGAACTTCCCATGGACACAAAGACGAATGAAAGGAGGGGCTTCTGTTTTATCACATACACGGACGAAGAGCCAGTAAAGAAGTTACTAGAGAGCAGATACCACCAGATTGGTTCAGGCAAG TGTGAAATCAAAGTAGCACAGCCCAAAGAGGTgtacaggcagcagcagcagcagcagaaaggagggaaaagcaatTCTTCTGGTGGACGTGGAGGCGGAAGGGGGCGTGGACGGG GTCAGGGACAAAACTGGAACCAAGGCTTTAATAACTATTATGATCAAGGCTATGGGAATTACAATAGCGCTTACAGTGATCAGAGCTACAGTGGCTATGGAGGCTACGACTACTCTGGGTACAACTATCCCAACTATGGATATGGGCCGGGATACACAGATTACAGTG GCCAACAGAGCACATATGGGAAGGCGTCCCGTGGCGGCGGCAACCACCAAAACAACTACCAGCCCTACTAA